In Anoplopoma fimbria isolate UVic2021 breed Golden Eagle Sablefish chromosome 12, Afim_UVic_2022, whole genome shotgun sequence, one DNA window encodes the following:
- the src gene encoding proto-oncogene tyrosine-protein kinase Src, translated as MGGSKSKPKDIGQRARSLDGNLSSGGGVGGHHPGSNQHSQTPNRSPTMDGGLGGNPSTTNSAELTLFGGVDNNTVTSPNRITLAGGVTTFVALYDYESRTASDLSFRKGERLQIVNNTEGDWWLARSLTTGESGYIPSNYVAPSDSIQAEEWYFGKITRRDSERMLLSLENRRGTFLVRESETTKGAYCLSVLDYDNTKGLNVKHYKIRKLDSGGFYITSRTQFSNLQQLVNHYRKHSDGLCHSLTDICPVLKPQTQGLSKDAWEIPRESLRLDLKLGQGCFGEVWMGTWNGTTRVAIKTLKPGTMSPEAFLQEAQVMKKLRHEKLVQLYAVVSEEPIYIVTEYMGQGSLLDFLKGDMGKMLRLPQLVDMASQIASGMAYVERMNYVHRDLRAANILVGDNLVCKVADFGLARLIEDNEYTARQGAKFPIKWTAPEAALYGRFTIKSDVWSFGVLLTELATKGRVPYPGMVNREVLDQVERGYRMPCPAECPESMHELMLTCWRKEAEERPTFEYLQGFLEDYFTSTEPQYQPGENL; from the exons ATGGGGGGATCCAAGAGTAAGCCCAAGGACATTGGTCAGCGAGCCCGTAGCCTCGATGGCAACCTCAGCTCTGGTGGAGGGGTTGGCGGCCACCACCCCGGCTCCAACCAACATTCCCAAACACCCAATCGTAGTCCCACTATGGACGGAGGTCTGGGAGGCAATCCGTCGACGACCAATAGTGCAGAGCTAACCCTGTTTGGAGGTGTGGACAACAATACTGTCACCTCTCCCAACAGAATCACACTAGCAG GAGGCGTGACGACATTCGTGGCGTTGTATGACTATGAGTCTAGAACGGCCTCGGACCTTTCTTTCAGGAAGGGTGAACGCCTCCAGATAGTCAACAACAC AGAAGGCGACTGGTGGCTGGCGCGCTCCCTCACCACTGGAGAGAGTGGTTATATCCCCAGCAATTATGTGGCTCCCTCTGACTCCATCCAGGCAGAAGA GTGGTACTTTGGTAAAATCACTCGCCGAGACTCAGAGAGGATGCTGCTAAGTTTAGAGAACAGGAGAGGGACTTTCCTGGTGCGTGAGAGTGAGACCACCAAAG GTgcctactgtctgtctgtattgGACTATGACAACACCAAAGGGCTGAATGTGAAGCACTACAAGATCAGGAAGCTGGACAGTGGAGGCTTCTACATCACATCACGCACACAGTTCAGCAACCTGCAGCAGCTTGTTAACCACTATCGCA AGCACTCTGATGGGCTGTGTCACAGTCTGACGGACATTTGTCCTGTGCTGAAGCCTCAGACTCAGGGCTTATCCAAGGATGCCTGGGAGATCCCAAGAGAGTCCCTCCGTCTTGACCTCAAGCTTGGACAGGGCTGCTTTGGAGAGGTCTGGATGG GAACCTGGAACGGGACAACCCGGGTGGCAATAAAGACTCTGAAACCCGGCACTATGTCTCCTGAGGCCTTCCTCCAGGAAGCTCAGGTCATGAAGAAGCTGAGACATGAAAAGCTGGTTCAGCTCTATGCTGTGGTGTCTGAGGAACCGATCTACATCGTCACAGAGTACATGGGACAAG GTAGCTTACTGGATTTCCTGAAAGGTGACATGGGTAAAATGCTCCGCCTCCCCCAACTGGTGGACATGGCCTCACAG ATTGCTTCAGGGATGGCTTACGTGGAGAGGATGAACTATGTGCACAGAGACCTGAGAGCTGCTAACATCCTGGTGGGAGATAATCTGGTTTGCAAAGTGGCTGATTTTGGTTTGGCTCGCCTCATTGAGGACAATGAATATACCGCCAGGCAAG GAGCTAAGTTTCCCATCAAGTGGACGGCTCCCGAGGCTGCTCTGTACGGCCGCTTCACCATTAAATCTGACGTCTGGTCATTTGGGGTCTTGCTGACTGAATTGGCCACCAAAGGCCGAGTGCCCTATCCAG GTATGGTGAACCGGGAGGTGTTAGACCAGGTGGAGCGTGGCTACAGGATGCCGTGCCCAGCAGAGTGCCCTGAATCCATGCATGAGCTGATGCTGACCTGCTGGAGAAAAGAGGCCGAGGAGAGGCCCACCTTCGAGTACCTGCAGGGCTTCCTGGAGGATTACTTCACCTCCACAGAGCCTCAGTACCAGCCGGGAGAGAACCTGTAA